Genomic segment of Populus trichocarpa isolate Nisqually-1 chromosome 12, P.trichocarpa_v4.1, whole genome shotgun sequence:
GGAGCTATTTGAGTGATCATATGAAGACCTAAAGCATGCAGGTTAAGTAGGCTTTCCACATAGAAGTTAAAAGAACCTTACAACTCAGTTTCTGATTCCTCCTCATAGACAAAAGTGCTGAAAACCGGTCCCATAGGTCCTTTGCCATCCATGCTCTGTCCGTCACCATCTCTGCCTTTGCTCTTCTAATCATccataaatttaagaaataaacatAGATAATCCAAATGAAAGTAAGTACATctaaataattgaagaaaagataaggaaaaaggcTAAATAAGAAGGCTAAACCTCACCACAGTAGAACCAGAAGCCCAAGTAGGATACAGCTCTGTAACAATATCAATGTACTTCTGCATTGCATCTTCTGGTGGCATAGCACCCAATTTCTGCCACGCTTGCCTAGTTCAAATCACCCAAAGATTCAAAATCAACCAGCCACTAATTCTTCACATACTAAACATAATATTCAACCCCAAGAACTATTCTGTAAGAACTGACACCCATTTTAACAAATGAACAAGAACCAAATTAAACTTAAAACCCTCCAAACAACTACTCACATATAGCTATCCTTTAAAGCAAATTTCATCAACAGACCGTGCGATATCATTAGTGAGAACCCAAAGCAAACCTGTCTAGTTTCAAATACCTACTTCATTCTCCTTAGAGATaaacacataaataaacaaacccTCATACTTGCTGAAACCCACACCGCCCACATCACAAGTAAATTACATACTAATTACAACAAATTAACTTTCTTATCTGTTTCCTACCTCCTAATTACTATAGGCTAACACATTCAGACCTTGATCAAACCCAGACTACAATTCTAATTAATCCATCATAATTTCACCAACTTACCCACTACATTATCTACCTtcaaaaaattcacaaaaactaaaaacccaCTAAAATCAATTCTATAAATTACCATTTAGCCCGGGCAGTCATTttgagagcagaaggaggcggACTAGTACAAGGACCTTCAGTAGCAATCTTATAATACCCATAAAGCTGCAACTGTAAATCACTCGATACCTTCAACGAATTCCGATCCGCCGCAGTTGCCGCCACAAATGCCGTCGCAGCACTAAACATTTCATCTAATTCCGTACTCTCCACACCTTCCCAGTCGTCGTCGTCATCGTCGTCGCCGCCGCTATCATTCCCTGACAGGCTGTCGTTTCGCACACTACCTTGTTCTGCGACCACCGAATCAATATCCCCGTGAGagtgctggtggtggtggtggatggTGGGGGTGGTGGTGGATTGGGGTTTTGGGGATTGGGGGTTTCGTGTGATATGGAGATTGTCGTTTTGGAATGAAACGACGATGGAAATGAGTTTGGCGAGGAGGTAAGAGAAGAGAAGACCTATGAAGATTGATGGAAGCAGTTGTTGCCAATCTGCCATTGAAATGGTAAGGAATTtaacaaaaccctaaccctagaaTTGATTCTGGGTTTTTGAAGTCGGaaaggagggagggagggagggagggagtgTTTGGCGCCTGGCAAATTGTTACTGGTTCTGTTCTTcgtcaaaatataataaagttatttgttattaaaaaaaaatggtaataaCGTTCTTCAATGAAGTATGGTGACACTGAGAGTCAACTGAATGTATACATGTTGTCGTGGTATTGTAGTTGTAGcggaatctaaaataaaaataaaatgaaatactaatttatataatcacaacttaactcaggttaattaatagttatactattttttttttaaaaaaattagaatttaactCCGCATCTTCTTTaatcaaattcatatttttttatttaacttgaaacattatattattaaaatttatcttaatcaatatttttattaaaataatatcaatttaactaagtcaatatttatttttatttaacttgaaattatgatggagttagattttgaatttggatagtaattattttttaatgtaatttttatttgaaaatatattaaaataatatattattttttaaaaatttatttttaatatcaacaaattaaaattaaaaaaaatttcttttatcaaaaacaaattaaaaattcaatgataaaaCCCCAATAGTCACACAGAAAAAACCTCCCCAATCGCATATAATATTACTTTCATAAAGTTTCTCACCCCTCCCCctttaataaacaataaaatatctatCACAATTAGTAGGTATCACATTAGTAGGTTGGATAGCGGTAAGAACTTATAATCTCAAGTTTAAGTCTTAGTTGTTAATATGATTGTTATTGAAAacttatatgatcattaattttagagtttgtaggattaatcgaggtgtGTGTAAACTAGTCTGGATATCCacgtcaattaaaaaaaataaaatatctatcacatttttttttcttttctcatgcaCTGTGAAAACTTACTGCAATTTTTTCTACtagttaacaaaaaatataatatctatcacatttttttttcttttctcatgcaCTGTGAAAACTTACtgcaattcttttaaaatataataatatattcataaaccatattaacaaaaaacaaaaaggacaataacatcattttttttgttcatatatatatatatatatatagtaattaagaGTGAGAACtatcagaatttttttaaaatatttaatccaaGTCCATAAATATATGATTATACCAAATTAATAGCATTCACTTTTACAATCTCTGAGCAAATAAATGGCTAACATAGGAATAATATACTTGTATACCTGCTGTTCTATCTATACATATTCTATAATTAAGCACCATGAGAGTTGCTAAACAGTAGACAAAATGCCTAAGCATTTACTCCTAGTTGTTATTCAGGAGTCCAAATCTGTGGATGATATGTTCCTTAACGAAGATGAAGGTGGGTGTAATTTATCGATAATATCTATTCATTGCATGGCTACTAGCTCGTTTGACGGCACCTGCTGGATTGGATCAATGCCCTTCTCCATTGCATGCAGGCACCAATGTGATCAATACTTGCAATTTCCATAGCctgaatataaattaaacagGAAATACAATTTCTTCAAAGAGTTTCTCTCTGCAGAACAAAAGGTGTGATGCATGTGGTGACAAAGAGTGCAGAAGAAAATGAACATACTTGGATTCACATTGGAGATGGCTGCGGTTTGTTCGAAATCGCAATCGTAGCCATTCTTTTCTGTGCCTTGATAGTATGCATTCATGGCGAATGCTGCGTGTGCTTTCACTGTATTAGGCATGAAGCACTCACCACCTTCTTGAATAGGTTTGCAGTACTCCGCTTCCAGCCCACACACATAATCAATGTTTCTCTGCAGAGCCTCCACATCTGCTCCTGGTTTAGGAAGGCACCAAATCTTCTCTTTAGGCCCTCCTGGCCCTGGACTCACCGGTGCAGGACTCGTAGGAATGGATGATTTAGCCTGTCAAGACAGAGTTTCAGTGATCGAATTTCAATCAAAATCTTTCATACACAATGATTAGAAAGTTAATTAATgttaactaataattaacaaagCATGCTGTCACCAAGGTTATAAATTATTAGAAGGGCGATTGTGAGGACTAAGAAATACGTAATATGGTGGAATTTGCTAGCAGCCGCTACCTTTGGCCTTAGGATTCCAATATCGTACACCGGAGTCATGTCTGGCTGGAACAATCCGAAATTCCTCTCGCTAGGAGGCCCTGGTTTGAGATCTTCATTAAAAAGTGCGAAAATGTAAGTTTCAAACGTCCGGTTGGGCATGAGGGGGGTGCCAGCACCGGATGTTACATGCTGCATTAGATTCCTATTGTATTGAGCTGCACTTTCTGCATCAACACCAAGTTGTGATGATTCTCCCTGCGATGGCCACCCGGTTTCGGCGATGACAATCTCAATATCACTAAAACCAAGAAGTTTCATTGCTGAAAAGACTGCATCAAGTTGCCCATCCAACATGTTTGTGTAAGAAAGTTTGGTGTTTTCATCAAACACTCCTGAATTAGGCCTAAACAATGCATAATCAAGAGTATCAGCAGAGAAACCAAAAAATGGATAAGGGTTAATCATGAAAGGTGAATTGGTAGCTCTTAGGAAGCGAAGCAATGGTTTAAGAATACGTGTAGCGTAGCCTTGTCGAAATTTTCCAGTGGATGGTGGGCTTGAACTTGAGAGAATGCCTAAAGAGTGAGGGGTAGAGATTTTGATTCTATGGTCTAATGATGCACGAACTAAAGCTGTATGAAGTGCTTTCATTGCTGGAACCAAGCTTGCTACAGACAGTTTGTTTTCAATTGATATTACTTCATTGCCAACTAAAATTCGGACGATATTGGTGGCTGGCACATAAGGCTGGACATTGGATTTCACCCATTCTTGTGCAAAACCTAGATTGGTAAGATGAGGGATTTGATCATTGGGGACAGTGATGGTGATTGCAATGCCAGTGTGAGCAAAGGCTTGTATAATTTCGGTGTTCGTATCGAAGAGCCTAACACGGTTGATAATGGTGGATTCTAAAAGAAAATGGGCTACTTGTGCTGGTGGAGGCAGGTTGTCAGCCACCGTGCCATAGTTGACTCCAATGCTTCCTTCCGCCCCTAACAAAATAGCAAGATTGATAATTACTCATACATGAAATCATAAGCTCACATACAAAGAGGaagataaatattattcataCCTAGAATGTTGAAAGCCGAGGCAAGAAGCAAAATAGTGGAGactattgaagaagaaaatgaagccAAGGGTTTCCCCATTGTTTGTTGTGATCAGGAGAGGTGAAGGGTATGGAAGTTAGTGCTGCATGGGGCACAGCCACGGACCATTAATTCAAGAAGTGGACCTGAGATGCTTTTCTTTCTTCGTAGGGGAGGTTTTTGTGCTGTCATGTTGTGCTGTGAATCAGAGAACTTTTTACTGTTGTGTTTTCGACATggatttttttggctttaatcACCTTTGAATCTGTTCCATATCAGGCTTCGATTTGATACATTAATTAAgctaaaattatttatcatacTTTTtcagaaaatcaataaatataaataaaaatataaagaaaatcttTCTATCAATAACTTTCCAATGGATTTTACCACCGACAATATTCTCATTAtagtataaaacaaaaaattaaaacaaagtaaaat
This window contains:
- the LOC7496409 gene encoding acyl-CoA-binding domain-containing protein 1-like isoform X2, whose product is MADWQQLLPSIFIGLLFSYLLAKLISIVVSFQNDNLHITRNPQSPKPQSTTTPTIHHHHQHSHGDIDSVVAEQGSVRNDSLSGNDSGGDDDDDDDWEGVESTELDEMFSAATAFVAATAADRNSLKVSSDLQLQLYGYYKIATEGPCTSPPPSALKMTARAKWQAWQKLGAMPPEDAMQKYIDIVTELYPTWASGSTKSKGRDGDGQSMDGKGPMGPVFSTFVYEEESETELKMDAIHAFAREGEVNNLLKCIDSGVSVNLRDSEGRTPLHWAVDRGHLDIAEELVGKNADINAKDNEGQTPLHYATVCEREAIAEYLVKQNANTDAKDNDGQSARDLCESDWPFLQRVAS
- the LOC7496409 gene encoding acyl-CoA-binding domain-containing protein 2-like isoform X1, with product MADWQQLLPSIFIGLLFSYLLAKLISIVVSFQNDNLHITRNPQSPKPQSTTTPTIHHHHQHSHGDIDSVVAEQGSVRNDSLSGNDSGGDDDDDDDWEGVESTELDEMFSAATAFVAATAADRNSLKVSSDLQLQLYGYYKIATEGPCTSPPPSALKMTARAKWQAWQKLGAMPPEDAMQKYIDIVTELYPTWASGSTVKSKGRDGDGQSMDGKGPMGPVFSTFVYEEESETELKMDAIHAFAREGEVNNLLKCIDSGVSVNLRDSEGRTPLHWAVDRGHLDIAEELVGKNADINAKDNEGQTPLHYATVCEREAIAEYLVKQNANTDAKDNDGQSARDLCESDWPFLQRVAS
- the LOC7496409 gene encoding acyl-CoA-binding domain-containing protein 1-like isoform X3, which produces MADWQQLLPSIFIGLLFSYLLAKLISIVVSFQNDNLHITRNPQSPKPQSTTTPTIHHHHQHSHGDIDSVVAEQGSVRNDSLSGNDSGGDDDDDDDWEGVESTELDEMFSAATAFVAATAADRNSLKVSSDLQLQLYGYYKIATEGPCTSPPPSALKMTARAKWQAWQKLGAMPPEDAMQKYIDIVTELYPTWASGSTVSKGRDGDGQSMDGKGPMGPVFSTFVYEEESETELKMDAIHAFAREGEVNNLLKCIDSGVSVNLRDSEGRTPLHWAVDRGHLDIAEELVGKNADINAKDNEGQTPLHYATVCEREAIAEYLVKQNANTDAKDNDGQSARDLCESDWPFLQRVAS
- the LOC7464285 gene encoding glucan endo-1,3-beta-glucosidase, which produces MGKPLASFSSSIVSTILLLASAFNILGAEGSIGVNYGTVADNLPPPAQVAHFLLESTIINRVRLFDTNTEIIQAFAHTGIAITITVPNDQIPHLTNLGFAQEWVKSNVQPYVPATNIVRILVGNEVISIENKLSVASLVPAMKALHTALVRASLDHRIKISTPHSLGILSSSSPPSTGKFRQGYATRILKPLLRFLRATNSPFMINPYPFFGFSADTLDYALFRPNSGVFDENTKLSYTNMLDGQLDAVFSAMKLLGFSDIEIVIAETGWPSQGESSQLGVDAESAAQYNRNLMQHVTSGAGTPLMPNRTFETYIFALFNEDLKPGPPSERNFGLFQPDMTPVYDIGILRPKAKSSIPTSPAPVSPGPGGPKEKIWCLPKPGADVEALQRNIDYVCGLEAEYCKPIQEGGECFMPNTVKAHAAFAMNAYYQGTEKNGYDCDFEQTAAISNVNPSYGNCKY